One genomic region from Campylobacter concisus encodes:
- a CDS encoding ATP phosphoribosyltransferase regulatory subunit, with product MNENALNVYEHEIPNGSKLYFASSAKLKRQIEQKASEILENEGFSEIVTPFFSYHQHLSVDATNLLRFSDSLNHEISLRADSTVDTVRIVLRRLKANESKRWFYIQPVFRYPSQEIYQIGAELIGENDVLKSINIVAKLLNELKMDTFLQVSNIQIPRVICEILSVPIEIFENGQMEKILSQNVPWLSALALLKSVDELDEVIKISPSKLKEPLENLRNLASALEYKNLRIVPLYYSKMRYYDSLFFRFLRNNSIIASGGSYEIDGKINSGFAVYTDALIEEKINLRK from the coding sequence ATGAATGAAAATGCTTTAAATGTTTATGAGCACGAAATCCCAAATGGAAGCAAGCTATACTTTGCCAGTAGCGCAAAGCTAAAGAGGCAGATCGAGCAAAAAGCTAGTGAAATTTTAGAAAATGAAGGCTTTAGCGAGATCGTAACGCCATTTTTCTCATATCACCAGCATTTAAGTGTAGATGCGACAAATCTTTTGCGTTTTAGCGATAGTCTAAATCACGAAATAAGTCTAAGAGCTGATAGCACGGTAGATACTGTAAGGATCGTGCTTAGAAGGCTAAAAGCAAACGAATCAAAAAGATGGTTTTATATCCAGCCAGTCTTTCGCTATCCAAGCCAAGAAATTTATCAAATCGGAGCCGAACTAATCGGTGAAAATGATGTTTTAAAAAGCATAAATATCGTAGCAAAGCTTCTTAATGAGCTAAAAATGGATACATTTTTGCAAGTAAGCAATATACAAATTCCAAGAGTGATTTGTGAAATTTTAAGCGTGCCTATTGAAATTTTTGAAAATGGACAAATGGAGAAAATTTTATCTCAAAATGTTCCATGGCTAAGCGCTCTTGCTCTTTTAAAGTCAGTTGATGAGTTGGATGAAGTGATTAAAATTTCTCCAAGCAAACTAAAAGAACCGCTTGAAAATTTGAGAAATTTAGCCAGTGCTTTAGAATATAAAAATTTAAGAATAGTTCCGCTATATTACTCGAAAATGAGATATTACGATAGTTTATTTTTTAGATTTTTAAGAAATAATAGCATAATAGCAAGTGGCGGCAGCTACGAAATAGACGGAAAGATAAATAGTGGTTTTGCTGTTTATACAGATGCATTGATAGAAGAAAAAATTAATTTAAGGAAGTAA
- a CDS encoding adenylosuccinate synthase produces MRKADLVVGVQWGDEGKGKIVDMLGLNYDMICRSQGGHNAGHTIWVDGVRYALHLVPSGILHKNIINIIGNGVVVCPEVLITEMAQFENLEGRLYISDKAHLNLSYHSQIDQAKERLKGEKAIGTTGKGIGPTYADKISRSGHRVGELLEPERLCDALMHDFETNKCVFDALGVKIPNENELLEELKRYKEVLAPFIANTTNLVWKALDEDKKVLLEGAQGTLLDIDHGTYPYVTSSNTISAGACTGLGLNPKEIGEVIGVIKAYTTRVGFGPFPTEDKGTSGDKMCDIGKEFGTTTGRRRRCGWFDAVSVKYASRLDGVDTYALMKLDVLDGFEVVKICKAYQYNGETIDYMPTDLENATPIYEELAGWDSVKGISKYEDLPANARAYIERIEELTGVKIGYISTSPERSDTIIR; encoded by the coding sequence ATGAGAAAGGCTGATTTAGTAGTTGGAGTTCAATGGGGTGATGAGGGTAAAGGCAAGATAGTTGATATGCTAGGACTAAACTATGACATGATCTGTCGCTCACAAGGCGGCCACAATGCCGGCCATACGATCTGGGTTGATGGCGTTAGATACGCGCTTCACCTTGTTCCAAGTGGAATTTTGCATAAAAATATCATAAATATCATTGGCAATGGTGTTGTTGTTTGCCCAGAAGTATTAATCACTGAAATGGCTCAGTTTGAAAATTTGGAAGGAAGACTTTATATTAGCGATAAAGCACATTTAAATCTAAGCTATCATAGTCAAATCGATCAAGCAAAAGAGAGACTAAAAGGCGAAAAAGCAATCGGTACGACTGGCAAAGGCATAGGACCAACTTATGCTGATAAAATAAGTAGAAGTGGCCACAGAGTAGGCGAACTACTTGAGCCAGAGCGTTTGTGCGATGCTTTAATGCATGATTTTGAGACAAACAAATGCGTATTTGACGCACTTGGTGTAAAAATTCCTAATGAAAATGAATTGCTTGAAGAGCTAAAAAGATATAAAGAGGTTTTGGCTCCATTTATCGCAAATACTACAAATTTAGTTTGGAAAGCGCTAGATGAAGATAAAAAAGTCCTACTTGAAGGCGCTCAGGGCACACTTTTAGATATCGACCATGGCACATATCCATACGTAACTAGCTCAAATACTATAAGTGCAGGTGCTTGCACAGGTCTTGGACTAAATCCAAAAGAAATCGGTGAAGTAATAGGCGTCATAAAGGCCTATACGACTCGCGTTGGTTTTGGCCCTTTCCCAACAGAAGATAAAGGTACAAGTGGCGATAAGATGTGTGATATCGGTAAGGAATTTGGCACAACAACAGGCCGCCGTAGACGTTGTGGCTGGTTTGATGCTGTGAGTGTAAAATACGCATCAAGACTTGATGGTGTTGATACCTATGCACTTATGAAGCTTGATGTACTTGATGGATTTGAAGTGGTAAAAATTTGCAAAGCTTATCAATATAATGGTGAAACTATCGATTATATGCCGACAGATCTTGAAAATGCAACTCCTATCTATGAAGAACTAGCAGGCTGGGATAGCGTAAAAGGCATAAGCAAATATGAAGATCTGCCAGCAAATGCAAGAGCTTATATCGAGAGAATAGAAGAGCTAACTGGCGTAAAGATCGGCTACATCTCAACAAGCCCTGAAAGAAGTGATACAATCATTAGATGA
- a CDS encoding flagellar export protein FliJ: MDKVEAKLAVARLNVRNFEENLSRLRAKLGEFVLPKSGNIGELKENLELINITRQELNACKESLEIANKEVLHYEHKYKNVNLEYEKMKYLEKEEFKKEIKRIQKAEALALDEFAVMKFVTKSEQ; the protein is encoded by the coding sequence ATGGACAAAGTAGAGGCCAAGCTCGCCGTTGCCAGGCTTAATGTGAGAAATTTTGAAGAAAATTTATCGCGTTTAAGAGCTAAACTTGGCGAGTTTGTTTTGCCAAAAAGTGGCAATATAGGCGAACTAAAGGAAAATTTAGAGCTGATAAATATAACAAGGCAGGAGCTAAATGCTTGCAAAGAGAGCCTTGAAATAGCCAACAAAGAAGTTTTACACTACGAGCATAAATATAAAAATGTAAATTTAGAGTACGAAAAGATGAAATATCTAGAAAAAGAAGAGTTCAAAAAAGAGATAAAACGCATACAAAAGGCCGAAGCACTTGCACTTGACGAGTTTGCTGTGATGAAATTTGTTACTAAAAGTGAGCAGTGA
- a CDS encoding MotE family protein: protein MRGFLLFFAILNFAFCYEVPVDCTQIFEARKEEISKELEIIDEQRQALEVFRASSAAAYEENNKKLTKKEADLNATMKVIEQKRKEIDEVVAKNEKILKELRTMTSDKVNESYSKMKDGAAAEVLSKMPRSNAATILYALDAKKISTIMAKMDPKVASEITTLLQKGPPFADEKGDMPTPAGSINIQ, encoded by the coding sequence ATGAGAGGGTTTTTATTATTTTTCGCGATCCTAAATTTTGCATTTTGCTACGAAGTGCCTGTTGACTGTACGCAAATTTTTGAAGCTAGAAAAGAAGAAATTTCAAAGGAACTTGAGATTATAGATGAACAGCGCCAAGCTTTAGAGGTATTTCGCGCAAGCTCGGCAGCAGCCTATGAAGAAAATAATAAAAAACTTACCAAAAAAGAAGCTGACCTAAATGCGACAATGAAAGTGATCGAGCAAAAACGCAAAGAGATCGATGAAGTGGTCGCCAAAAATGAAAAAATTTTAAAAGAACTTCGCACAATGACTAGCGATAAAGTCAATGAGTCGTATTCTAAGATGAAAGATGGCGCGGCAGCTGAGGTACTCTCTAAAATGCCTAGATCAAACGCAGCCACCATACTTTATGCCCTTGATGCCAAAAAGATATCAACCATCATGGCGAAAATGGATCCAAAAGTAGCATCTGAGATCACTACTTTGCTTCAAAAAGGACCACCATTTGCTGATGAAAAAGGCGATATGCCAACTCCAGCCGGTAGCATAAATATACAGTAA
- a CDS encoding TerC/Alx family metal homeostasis membrane protein, which translates to MNALEIQTIIVFLIMASLAFGIDLFAHKHDEKISLKQAGIWSIFWIGVSVLFGIYLYFERGSEIASLYFAGYALEKSLSVDNLFVMMAIFSWFNIPEIYRHRVLYFGVIGAMIFRLIFVAVGTMLFAISPWMELIFAAIVAYSAVMMIKKDKCDEDIKDYSNHIAYRAVYRFFPVLPRLFGHSFFVKFSEISKQISDSQKTALNDQILRLKATWIATPLFLCLCVIELSDVIFAFDSVPVVIAVSKDPVIVYSAMIFAILGLRTLYFVLEALKNFLKYLEISVIVLLFFIAAKLAVNATAHIFHIGFEISAQISLFIILAILGVGVLASLVKK; encoded by the coding sequence GTGAACGCATTAGAAATTCAAACAATTATAGTTTTTCTTATAATGGCATCACTTGCCTTTGGAATAGATCTTTTTGCTCATAAACATGATGAGAAAATTTCACTAAAACAAGCTGGTATTTGGTCTATCTTTTGGATAGGAGTTTCGGTACTTTTTGGCATATATTTATATTTTGAGCGAGGCAGTGAAATAGCAAGTCTTTATTTTGCAGGATATGCGCTAGAAAAGTCGCTCTCAGTAGATAATCTTTTTGTGATGATGGCGATTTTTTCATGGTTTAATATACCTGAAATTTACCGCCACAGAGTGCTTTATTTTGGCGTTATAGGAGCTATGATATTTAGGCTCATCTTTGTAGCCGTAGGTACAATGCTTTTTGCCATCTCGCCTTGGATGGAGCTAATATTTGCAGCAATAGTCGCATATAGTGCCGTAATGATGATAAAAAAAGATAAGTGTGATGAAGATATAAAAGATTATTCAAACCACATAGCTTATAGGGCAGTTTATCGCTTCTTTCCGGTTTTACCACGGCTTTTTGGACATAGTTTTTTTGTTAAATTTAGCGAAATTTCTAAGCAAATTTCAGATAGTCAAAAAACTGCTCTTAACGATCAAATTTTAAGGCTAAAAGCCACTTGGATAGCAACACCATTATTCTTGTGTCTTTGCGTGATTGAGCTAAGCGATGTGATATTTGCTTTTGATAGCGTTCCGGTTGTCATTGCTGTGAGTAAAGATCCTGTGATTGTTTATTCAGCGATGATATTTGCAATACTTGGGCTAAGAACGCTTTATTTTGTGCTTGAAGCACTCAAAAATTTTTTAAAGTATTTAGAAATTTCTGTGATCGTGCTTTTGTTTTTCATCGCAGCAAAGCTAGCTGTAAATGCGACTGCTCATATCTTTCATATCGGTTTTGAAATTTCTGCACAAATTAGCCTTTTTATCATTCTAGCCATCCTTGGAGTTGGTGTCCTAGCAAGTTTGGTTAAAAAATAA
- a CDS encoding molybdopterin molybdotransferase MoeA, with translation MKDFMSYADSLKILKDTINAWEKVEKVAITDALDRNIAYDVTAAENYPAKPVSAMDGYAFAFKDGLNELELITDLPAGSDKGLVIEGSKCVKTFTGSLMSEGTDTLVPVENVEVVGSKILIKKSVSKGFAVREVGESYKKGEILIKKGTRLTYAEIALLAELGVFHVSVFIRPRVAILATGSEIKDLGEPLENPAQIHSSNHVGIAMQIRKMGAEPVLCEIVRDKAELVEKAIINALKSADILVTTGGISMGDYDFVKGALNENFRLIIEGAAIKPGRHIRVAKSGDKYIFALPGFPYSAMVMCVLYVRVLINAWFGQEEPKITAIMDEDYKKRSPFLEFTAVNLENREGKIFVNLDGKKLGSSAIVNNLTNEAALLIIPKETEFIAKGEIVEVLMMPC, from the coding sequence ATGAAAGATTTTATGAGTTACGCAGATAGCCTAAAAATTCTAAAAGATACAATAAATGCGTGGGAAAAGGTCGAAAAAGTAGCTATCACGGACGCACTTGATAGAAATATCGCCTACGACGTGACGGCCGCCGAAAATTACCCAGCAAAGCCAGTTTCAGCGATGGACGGCTACGCTTTTGCTTTTAAAGATGGTCTAAACGAGCTTGAGCTCATCACAGACCTGCCTGCTGGAAGCGACAAAGGACTAGTCATAGAGGGTAGTAAATGTGTAAAAACTTTCACTGGCTCACTAATGAGTGAAGGCACTGATACTCTTGTGCCGGTAGAAAATGTCGAGGTTGTCGGATCAAAAATACTTATCAAAAAGAGTGTGTCAAAGGGTTTTGCCGTGCGCGAAGTAGGAGAAAGCTACAAAAAAGGTGAAATTTTGATCAAAAAAGGCACACGTCTAACCTACGCTGAGATAGCACTTCTTGCTGAGCTTGGTGTCTTTCACGTAAGCGTTTTCATACGCCCAAGAGTGGCGATACTTGCAACTGGTAGCGAGATAAAAGACCTTGGCGAGCCATTAGAAAATCCAGCGCAAATTCACAGCTCAAATCACGTAGGCATCGCTATGCAGATACGCAAAATGGGCGCAGAGCCGGTCCTTTGTGAGATCGTAAGAGATAAGGCTGAGCTTGTCGAAAAAGCGATCATAAATGCGCTAAAATCAGCTGATATATTAGTGACGACTGGTGGCATAAGTATGGGGGACTATGACTTTGTAAAAGGCGCTTTAAATGAAAATTTCAGACTCATTATTGAGGGCGCTGCTATCAAGCCAGGCCGCCACATTAGAGTAGCAAAGTCAGGTGATAAATATATCTTTGCACTGCCAGGATTTCCGTACTCGGCAATGGTTATGTGTGTGCTTTACGTAAGAGTCCTAATAAATGCGTGGTTTGGTCAAGAAGAGCCAAAGATCACGGCGATAATGGATGAAGACTATAAAAAACGCTCACCATTTTTAGAATTTACGGCTGTAAATTTAGAAAACCGTGAGGGCAAAATTTTTGTAAATTTAGATGGCAAAAAGCTTGGTAGCTCAGCAATCGTAAACAACCTAACAAATGAGGCTGCGTTGCTTATCATCCCAAAAGAAACAGAATTTATCGCAAAAGGCGAGATAGTAGAAGTATTGATGATGCCTTGTTAA
- the yedE gene encoding YedE family putative selenium transporter codes for MNKTVLYIIAGASLGILGPVLVYFGNPANMGVCAACFLRDSVGALGFHQAKVVQYLRPEILGLIIGGFLASLLWSRNFTPVSGSAAFSRFFLGVFAMIGCLIFLGCPWRAFLRLGGGDMTAIAGLVGLFAGVFVGRFFKKNGYVIPENDATTKPVAFLPLIIAILLLIALVFGLKLGDNGALFSSEKGPGSMHANIFISLVCAIVIGIFMQRSKFCSVGAISKVFERDLSMFYGIVSIIVFASITNLALGQYKFGFEAQPIAHNDVLWNFLGMSLAGLCFSLSYGCPGKHLVQMGAGNLSSAVFVLGMGAGAAISHNFILASSSAGITPYAPYAVAIGFIYAIYVGVFTKKA; via the coding sequence ATGAATAAAACAGTGCTTTACATCATTGCAGGTGCAAGCTTAGGCATTCTTGGCCCAGTGCTTGTTTATTTTGGCAACCCAGCAAATATGGGCGTTTGCGCGGCTTGCTTTTTAAGAGATAGCGTAGGTGCTCTTGGCTTTCACCAAGCTAAGGTCGTGCAGTATCTAAGGCCAGAAATTTTAGGGCTTATCATCGGGGGCTTTTTAGCAAGCCTGCTTTGGAGTAGAAATTTCACTCCAGTGTCAGGCAGTGCGGCATTTTCTAGATTTTTCTTAGGCGTGTTTGCTATGATTGGTTGCCTTATCTTTTTGGGTTGTCCATGGAGAGCGTTTTTGCGTCTTGGCGGAGGAGATATGACCGCCATTGCTGGTCTTGTCGGTCTATTTGCTGGAGTTTTTGTTGGACGATTTTTCAAGAAAAATGGTTACGTCATACCTGAAAATGATGCCACAACAAAACCAGTTGCGTTTTTGCCATTAATCATTGCTATTTTGCTTTTAATAGCCCTTGTTTTTGGTTTAAAGCTTGGCGATAATGGTGCATTATTTAGCTCAGAAAAAGGCCCAGGTTCAATGCATGCAAATATCTTTATCTCACTTGTTTGTGCTATTGTTATTGGTATTTTTATGCAAAGAAGTAAATTTTGCTCAGTTGGAGCGATTAGCAAAGTTTTTGAGCGTGATCTTTCAATGTTTTATGGCATTGTATCTATCATCGTTTTTGCAAGTATCACAAATTTAGCTCTTGGACAATATAAATTTGGCTTTGAAGCTCAACCTATCGCTCATAATGATGTTCTTTGGAATTTCTTAGGTATGAGCTTGGCTGGTCTTTGCTTTAGCCTAAGTTATGGCTGCCCAGGCAAACATTTAGTACAAATGGGAGCTGGAAATTTAAGCTCAGCTGTATTTGTTTTAGGTATGGGAGCAGGCGCTGCGATAAGCCATAACTTCATACTTGCAAGCTCATCAGCTGGCATCACTCCTTATGCTCCATATGCCGTAGCGATCGGCTTTATCTATGCTATTTATGTCGGAGTTTTTACTAAAAAAGCATAA
- a CDS encoding TonB-dependent receptor plug domain-containing protein gives MKFSILASSLIFSSLWALDTNNSDYSVVLPTIEVEGISEQNTLKGYIAYDSADINRNGLSNKETPQTIENIDIQKNRNYGTNDLSSILEGNAGIDAGYDMRGESIKIRGFSVDGGDIYRDGVRDSGQIRRSTANVERVEI, from the coding sequence ATGAAGTTTAGTATACTTGCTTCATCACTGATCTTTAGCTCGCTGTGGGCTTTAGATACAAATAACAGTGATTATTCAGTTGTTTTACCAACTATCGAGGTGGAAGGTATCTCGGAGCAAAATACCCTAAAAGGTTATATCGCGTATGATAGCGCGGATATCAATAGGAATGGACTCAGTAACAAAGAGACGCCACAAACTATCGAAAATATAGATATACAAAAGAACAGAAACTACGGTACAAATGATCTCTCAAGTATCCTAGAAGGAAATGCTGGTATTGATGCAGGCTATGATATGAGAGGCGAGAGCATCAAGATAAGAGGCTTTAGTGTTGATGGCGGTGATATATATAGAGATGGTGTTAGAGACTCTGGTCAGATAAGACGTAGTACAGCAAATGTTGAGAGAGTTGAA